A window from Mus caroli chromosome 2, CAROLI_EIJ_v1.1, whole genome shotgun sequence encodes these proteins:
- the Tp53i11 gene encoding tumor protein p53-inducible protein 11 isoform X1 — translation MAEASVSPCPSAEEKMAGKQPPPLMKKHSQTDLVSRLKTRKILGVGGEDDDGEVHRSKISQVLGNEIKFAVREPLGLRVWQFLSAMLFSSVAIMALALPDQLYDAVFDGAEVTSKTPIRLYGGALLSISLIMWNALYTAEKVIIRWTLLTEACYFGVQSLVVTATLAETGLMSLGTVLLLASRLLFVIVSIYYYYQVGRKPKKV, via the exons ATGGCTGAGGCCAGTGTCTCCCcatgtccctcagcagaagaaAAAATGGCAGGCAAACAGCCCCCTCCGCTCATGAAGAAGCACAGCCAGACGGATCTTGTGAGCCGCTTGAAGACCAGAAAGATCCTGGGTGTGGGCGGGGAGGATGATGACGGCGAAGTGCACCGGTCCAAG ATCAGCCAGGTTTTGGGCAACGAGATAAAGTTTGCTGTGCGGGAGCCTCTGGGGCTCAG GGTCTGGCAGTTTCTTTCTGCTATGCTGTTCTCCAGTGTGGCCATCATG GCCCTTGCCCTCCCTGATCAGCTCTACGATGCAGTTTTCGATGGGGCTGAGGTCACAAGCAAGACCCCCATCCGCCTCTACGGTGGTGCCCTCCTTA GCATCTCCTTGATCATGTGGAACGCACTCTACACAGCCGAGAAGGTGATCATCCGCTGGACTCTGCTCACTGAGGCCTGCTACTTTGGGGTGCAGTCCCTGG TGGTCACTGCCACGCTTGCTGAGACCGGCCTCATGTCCCTGGGGACCGTGCTGCTCCTGGCCAGCCGCCTCCTCTTTGTTATTGTCAGCATCTACTACTATTACCAAGTCGGCCGGAAACCCAAAAAAGTGTAG
- the Tp53i11 gene encoding tumor protein p53-inducible protein 11 isoform X2: MAGKQPPPLMKKHSQTDLVSRLKTRKILGVGGEDDDGEVHRSKISQVLGNEIKFAVREPLGLRVWQFLSAMLFSSVAIMALALPDQLYDAVFDGAEVTSKTPIRLYGGALLSISLIMWNALYTAEKVIIRWTLLTEACYFGVQSLVVTATLAETGLMSLGTVLLLASRLLFVIVSIYYYYQVGRKPKKV; the protein is encoded by the exons ATGGCAGGCAAACAGCCCCCTCCGCTCATGAAGAAGCACAGCCAGACGGATCTTGTGAGCCGCTTGAAGACCAGAAAGATCCTGGGTGTGGGCGGGGAGGATGATGACGGCGAAGTGCACCGGTCCAAG ATCAGCCAGGTTTTGGGCAACGAGATAAAGTTTGCTGTGCGGGAGCCTCTGGGGCTCAG GGTCTGGCAGTTTCTTTCTGCTATGCTGTTCTCCAGTGTGGCCATCATG GCCCTTGCCCTCCCTGATCAGCTCTACGATGCAGTTTTCGATGGGGCTGAGGTCACAAGCAAGACCCCCATCCGCCTCTACGGTGGTGCCCTCCTTA GCATCTCCTTGATCATGTGGAACGCACTCTACACAGCCGAGAAGGTGATCATCCGCTGGACTCTGCTCACTGAGGCCTGCTACTTTGGGGTGCAGTCCCTGG TGGTCACTGCCACGCTTGCTGAGACCGGCCTCATGTCCCTGGGGACCGTGCTGCTCCTGGCCAGCCGCCTCCTCTTTGTTATTGTCAGCATCTACTACTATTACCAAGTCGGCCGGAAACCCAAAAAAGTGTAG